One Chiloscyllium punctatum isolate Juve2018m chromosome 33, sChiPun1.3, whole genome shotgun sequence DNA segment encodes these proteins:
- the LOC140458523 gene encoding hydroxylysine kinase-like — protein sequence MSSSEKPAVIKPLLTEAQAVELVERLYGLKVSSVQPMPSYDDQNFHILVSENQVTKDHSQSYTLKVMNAGESEDADLIEAQTRAMIFLSEKGFPTPTPIPTIDGKIMSLETIEQGNEHRQHMIRLLTYLPGVPVANLTLDHGMFYKMGRTFAQMDKALHEEFFHPTTQRLHREGFRWDLSYFHLLEEYLPEIEESETRSIVKQVLQQFKEKLLPNLSKFRRSIIHGDCNEYNILLVPVDYSADGMTDRSSTTHPQPEFRISAILDFGDLSYGCFVYELAVSIMYLMTQSTEPLSVGGHVMAGFESIIPLTEDERDALFLLVLCRFSQSLLIASHSVLLHPENEEYIMVSVRKGWRCLHQLWQLGKEAVERIWFDTAKSYQSESG from the exons ATGTCTTCCTCAGAGAAACCTGCTGTCATCAAACCCTTGCTGACCGAGGCCCAGGCTGTTGAGTTGGTCGAGCGGTTGTACGGTCTGAAGGTCTCCAGTGTCCAACCAATGCCCAGTTACGATGACCAGAACTTCCACATCCTGGTGTCTGAAAACCAGGTGACCAAAGATCACAGTCAGAGCTACACCCTCAAGGTGATGAATGCTGGTGAAAGTGAAGATGCTGATTTAATTGAAGCACAAACACGAGCCATGATATTTTTGAGTGAGAAAGGATTTCCTACGCCCACACCAATCCCAACTATTGATGGCAAGATTATGTCGTTGGAGACGATTG AGCAAGGAAATGAACACAGACAGCATATGATCAGGCTGCTGACATACCTGCCCGGGGTCCCAGTTGCCAATCTCACTTTGGATCATGGGATGTTCTACAAAATGGGTAGAACCTTTGCCCAAATGGACAAGGCTCTGCATGAG GAGTTCTTTCATCCAACCACACAGCGTCTGCATCGGGAAGGATTCAGGTGGGACCTTTCATATTTTCATCTCCTGGAAGAGTACCTGCCCGAAATAGAGGAAAGTGAAACACGGTCAATTGTCAAGCAAGTTCTTCAACAGTTCAAGGAGAAGTTACTCCCTAACCTCAGCAAATTTCGCAGAA GCATTATTCATGGCGATTGCAATGAGTACAACATTCTGCTAGTGCCAGTGGATTATTCGGCTGATGGTATGACAGACAGATCCAGCACAACACACCCACAACCGGAATTCCGCATCTCTGCAATCCTGGACTTTGGCGACTTGAGCTACGGCTGCTTTGTGTATGAACTGGCCGTCAGTATCATGTATCTGATGACCCAGAGCACAGAGCCCCTCAGTGTGGGGGGGCACGTCATGGCAGGTTTTGAGAGTATCATCCCACTGACAGAGGATGAACGTGATGCTCTGTTCCTGCTGGTGCTCTGCAGGTTTTCTCAGTCACTGCTTATCGCCAGCCACAGTGTGTTACTGCATCCCGAGAATGAGGAATACATCATGGTGTCGGTGCGGAAAGGCTGGAGGTGCCTGCACCAGCTGTGGCAGCTCGGCAAAGAGGCAGTCGAGAGGATCTGGTTTGACACAGCCAAGTCCTATCAGAGCGAGAGTGGGTAA